From the ANME-2 cluster archaeon genome, one window contains:
- the hisF gene encoding imidazole glycerol phosphate synthase subunit HisF: MNYRRVIPCLDVKDGRLVKGVNFVDLKDVGDPAENGAAYSDAGADELVFLDITATIENRKTMVDAVARTVDSISIPLTVGGGIASVQDIQRMLDVGVSGLSINSAAVRAPELVKEAASQFGSETITIAIDTRQNPHLPSGFEVMVNGGNQPTGIDAVQWAMQVEDLGAGAILPTSMDADGTLAGYDIPMTRAIADAVSLPVIASGGAGMLEHLYEAIHDAHADAVLVASIAHFGTFTIREMKGYLAGKGVPVRL, encoded by the coding sequence ATGAACTACAGAAGAGTTATCCCCTGTCTGGATGTAAAGGACGGTCGCCTGGTAAAAGGAGTCAATTTCGTTGATCTCAAAGACGTGGGCGATCCGGCCGAGAATGGTGCAGCATACAGTGATGCCGGAGCCGACGAGCTGGTGTTCCTGGATATCACAGCGACCATCGAAAACCGGAAGACCATGGTCGATGCCGTGGCAAGGACTGTTGACAGTATCTCCATACCGCTGACCGTGGGCGGTGGCATCGCAAGTGTCCAGGACATACAGAGAATGCTGGACGTGGGCGTGTCCGGGCTGTCCATAAACTCTGCCGCGGTGCGGGCACCGGAACTGGTAAAAGAGGCAGCTTCACAGTTCGGCAGCGAGACAATAACCATAGCTATCGACACCCGCCAGAACCCGCACCTGCCATCCGGTTTTGAAGTGATGGTCAACGGTGGCAACCAGCCAACGGGCATAGACGCTGTCCAGTGGGCCATGCAGGTAGAGGATCTGGGAGCCGGTGCCATTTTACCGACCAGTATGGATGCTGACGGGACACTTGCCGGATATGATATACCCATGACCAGGGCCATTGCAGATGCTGTCAGTCTTCCCGTTATTGCATCAGGGGGTGCGGGCATGCTGGAACACCTCTATGAGGCCATTCATGATGCACATGCCGATGCTGTGCTTGTTGCTTCCATTGCCCACTTCGGTACTTTTACCATCCGGGAAATGAAAGGATACCTGGCAGGAAAGGGTGTCCCTGTGCGATTATAA
- the rfbB gene encoding dTDP-glucose 4,6-dehydratase, translating into MNILVTGGCGFIGSNFIRYMLDKYPGYRIINLDKLTYAGNPDNLKDIEQKSNYSFVHGDICNKVVVDELMEQVDQVIHFAAESHVDRSIEDSSAFVTTNVMGTFVLLDSALKHAINKFIHVSTDEVYGSTVEGSFKETSLLLPSSPYSSSKAGSDLLARSYFITHGLPVIITRCTNNFGPYQYPEKLIPLFITNLLEDKKVPVYGTGQNVRDWIYVMDHCKGIDFILHNGTAGDIYNIGGGNELSNIDITKRILNRLGKDESMIEYVEDRPGHDFRYSLDCSKLRALGWVPEYNFDNAIENTVDWYVKNTWWWEKLKH; encoded by the coding sequence ATAAATATTCTGGTAACTGGCGGTTGCGGTTTTATCGGGAGTAATTTTATCAGGTATATGCTTGATAAATATCCTGGATACCGGATCATAAACCTGGACAAATTGACCTATGCGGGTAATCCGGATAACCTGAAAGATATTGAACAAAAATCGAACTATTCATTCGTTCATGGTGATATCTGTAACAAGGTTGTAGTGGATGAACTTATGGAACAGGTTGACCAGGTAATTCATTTTGCCGCCGAGAGCCATGTTGACCGCTCGATAGAGGACAGTTCAGCTTTTGTAACAACAAATGTAATGGGCACATTCGTCCTTCTTGATAGTGCATTAAAACATGCTATCAATAAATTCATTCATGTTTCTACTGATGAGGTGTACGGCAGCACGGTTGAAGGGTCATTCAAAGAGACTTCCCTGCTCCTGCCTTCCAGCCCGTATTCGTCGAGCAAAGCTGGTTCTGACCTGCTGGCCCGATCATATTTTATCACACATGGATTGCCTGTGATCATTACCCGGTGTACCAATAATTTTGGTCCGTATCAATATCCTGAAAAACTTATCCCCCTGTTCATCACCAATCTCCTGGAAGACAAAAAGGTCCCTGTGTACGGGACCGGACAGAATGTGAGGGATTGGATATATGTAATGGACCATTGTAAGGGCATTGATTTTATTTTGCATAATGGAACTGCCGGTGATATCTATAATATCGGCGGCGGGAATGAGTTATCAAATATCGATATCACAAAAAGGATACTGAATAGACTTGGGAAAGATGAATCTATGATCGAGTATGTTGAAGACCGTCCCGGACATGATTTTAGATATTCGCTTGATTGTTCAAAGTTAAGGGCGCTTGGTTGGGTACCCGAGTATAATTTTGATAATGCAATTGAGAATACTGTTGACTGGTATGTGAAAAACACCTGGTGGTGGGAAAAATTAAAACACTGA
- a CDS encoding DUF2098 domain-containing protein, with protein MNNYRVPDNFVFIDCNGNTLRIGSPVRYTGTGTTGFITDLEFRECEMWVRLDSTGLTYHSSRIVLIDADKVKVKGNYGNTAPSIAEMHEEMKRKLLGDVTGADDRNIIGH; from the coding sequence ATGAATAATTACAGGGTTCCGGACAATTTCGTGTTCATTGACTGTAACGGCAACACCTTGCGTATAGGCAGCCCTGTACGGTATACTGGTACCGGAACTACCGGTTTTATCACTGACCTTGAGTTCAGGGAATGTGAGATGTGGGTCAGGCTGGACAGTACCGGCCTTACTTACCACTCCAGCAGAATCGTGCTTATTGATGCCGATAAAGTCAAAGTGAAAGGAAATTATGGTAATACTGCACCTTCCATAGCTGAGATGCACGAGGAAATGAAACGAAAGCTTCTGGGCGATGTCACAGGGGCCGATGACCGCAATATTATAGGCCATTGA
- the purM gene encoding phosphoribosylformylglycinamidine cyclo-ligase yields MTEKMTYARSGVDIHLEEKAIKALAAGITYKRTGRGAPLTDIGHYAGLIEFGEYALGLATDGVGSKVLIANEMQRWNTVGIDCIAMNVNDLLAVGAEPLSFVDYLAIAKPDEHQMAQIGEGLQRGAQLSRMTIVGGETATLPEIVNGFDLAGTCLGAVKKDRIITGEHIRKGDVLVGVPSSGIHSNGYTLVRKIMERSSYGYHDPFPYDPDTTIGDEMLIPTRIYIELLDVIRECDVHGLAHITGSGVLKLRRITNLGFNIHSPLEPQPIFRFLQEEGNVDDLEMYKTFNMGMGFLIVLPKKDAPRAAGITGGRIVGEIVDSGIRVGDMVFE; encoded by the coding sequence ATGACTGAAAAAATGACCTATGCCCGCTCGGGCGTTGACATACACCTTGAGGAGAAAGCCATCAAAGCACTTGCTGCCGGTATCACCTATAAGCGTACAGGACGGGGTGCGCCTCTGACAGACATAGGTCATTATGCCGGCCTCATAGAGTTTGGAGAATATGCTCTGGGACTGGCCACGGACGGTGTTGGCTCCAAAGTGCTCATCGCCAATGAAATGCAGCGATGGAACACGGTGGGAATAGACTGCATTGCCATGAACGTCAATGACCTGCTGGCCGTTGGTGCCGAACCCCTGTCCTTTGTTGACTACCTTGCCATTGCGAAACCCGATGAACATCAGATGGCCCAGATAGGCGAAGGGTTGCAGCGGGGTGCCCAGCTGAGCAGGATGACCATTGTAGGCGGGGAAACCGCCACCCTGCCCGAGATAGTCAACGGATTCGACCTTGCCGGCACCTGCCTGGGTGCTGTAAAAAAGGACCGTATCATCACCGGTGAGCATATCAGAAAAGGTGATGTACTGGTCGGGGTCCCGTCTTCAGGTATCCACAGTAATGGATACACCCTTGTCCGCAAGATAATGGAACGGTCATCGTATGGGTATCATGACCCGTTCCCCTACGATCCGGATACTACTATCGGTGATGAGATGCTCATCCCCACACGCATATATATCGAGCTCCTGGATGTGATACGGGAATGCGATGTGCATGGCCTGGCCCACATAACAGGCAGCGGGGTGCTGAAACTTCGCAGGATAACCAACCTTGGTTTCAACATACATTCCCCGCTCGAGCCCCAGCCCATCTTCAGATTCCTGCAGGAAGAAGGGAATGTTGACGATCTTGAAATGTATAAAACCTTCAACATGGGCATGGGATTCCTGATAGTCCTGCCCAAAAAAGATGCACCGCGGGCTGCCGGGATAACCGGTGGCAGGATAGTGGGAGAGATCGTGGATTCAGGTATCAGGGTCGGCGATATGGTGTTCGAATGA
- a CDS encoding glycosyltransferase, which yields MKIAIFHDYIGAIGGADKLVLTLARELNADVITTDVDMDSVELMGFGDVNIISLGRTIKLPALKQVSASIRFALCDFSDKYDFFIFSNNWAHFAARKHKPNLLYCQSTPVRIFYDLYDLYLQQLSFFPSLIFKMWVTIHRRIYEYYFTHVCLIIANSISVQKKVKHYLNRDSIVIYPMVDTSQFRFEEYGDFWLSVNRLYPEKRIELQVEVFRQLPDEQLLIVGGYTDADRSSTYVDQIIQNLPDNVKLLGTLSEEELIRLYAHCRGFIITSIEEPFGMAPVEAMASGKPVVGINEGGCSETIIDGSTGLLVNPDIPEIVNAIKIISQEPSRFKEQCIEQAKKFNPNFFLQISENVKMVMLQEGCST from the coding sequence ATGAAAATTGCCATATTCCATGACTATATTGGAGCTATTGGTGGAGCCGATAAACTGGTGTTGACACTTGCCCGGGAGTTAAACGCAGATGTGATCACTACTGACGTGGATATGGATTCTGTTGAACTTATGGGATTTGGAGATGTAAATATCATTAGCCTTGGAAGGACGATCAAATTGCCAGCGCTAAAACAGGTATCAGCATCGATAAGATTTGCATTATGTGATTTTTCAGATAAGTATGATTTTTTTATTTTTTCAAATAACTGGGCACATTTTGCAGCACGAAAGCACAAGCCGAATCTATTGTATTGCCAATCCACTCCGGTAAGGATTTTTTATGATCTGTATGACCTATATCTACAGCAACTATCGTTTTTTCCATCTCTGATATTTAAAATGTGGGTAACCATTCATCGAAGGATATACGAATATTATTTTACCCATGTTTGCCTTATCATTGCTAATTCGATAAGTGTTCAAAAAAAAGTCAAACACTATCTGAATAGAGATTCGATAGTAATTTATCCCATGGTTGATACTTCTCAATTCAGATTCGAGGAATATGGTGATTTCTGGCTTTCGGTGAACAGGCTTTATCCGGAAAAACGCATCGAATTGCAGGTGGAAGTATTCAGGCAACTTCCCGATGAACAATTGCTGATTGTAGGTGGCTATACAGATGCTGACCGTTCTTCAACGTATGTAGATCAAATAATACAGAACCTACCGGATAATGTAAAATTACTTGGCACTTTGTCCGAAGAGGAGTTGATACGACTCTATGCCCATTGCAGAGGATTTATCATCACTTCGATCGAGGAGCCTTTCGGAATGGCACCTGTTGAAGCAATGGCTTCAGGGAAACCAGTAGTCGGAATAAATGAAGGAGGATGTTCGGAAACCATTATTGATGGTTCTACAGGGTTGCTCGTTAATCCTGATATACCTGAAATCGTAAATGCCATTAAGATAATCTCTCAAGAACCATCCAGGTTCAAAGAACAATGTATTGAACAGGCTAAGAAATTTAATCCGAATTTTTTTCTTCAAATAAGTGAAAATGTCAAAATGGTGATGTTACAGGAAGGATGCAGTACATGA
- a CDS encoding ABC transporter permease: MYLFEYQELIKNLVISDLKIKYSNSVLGFAWSILNPLLMMLVLFFVFGNVFQNQDNFIGYLLTGLLAWRFFSMGTTFAMNSIVSKSNLVTKIYIRREILTISVVISSLISSLIEFLVLIPLLIILGMGLSGTFLLFPFIHLIFFIIIYGTGLILASLFVYYRDMNQIWELILQVGFFLSPIFYPISYIPNKYLFYYNLNPITLLIKMYRAIILDGALPKMSDMIYVFMIGLVVLFMGTILFKKLSKRFAEVI, from the coding sequence ATGTACTTATTTGAATATCAAGAATTAATAAAAAACCTGGTCATAAGCGACCTTAAGATTAAATATTCAAATTCAGTTCTGGGATTTGCATGGTCGATACTGAACCCCCTCCTTATGATGCTTGTTCTGTTTTTTGTTTTCGGTAATGTTTTTCAGAACCAGGATAATTTTATTGGTTATTTGCTTACTGGCCTACTAGCATGGCGTTTTTTTTCCATGGGAACTACATTTGCTATGAACTCTATCGTAAGTAAATCAAACCTGGTGACTAAAATCTATATTAGAAGAGAAATTCTTACAATAAGTGTAGTAATCTCAAGTTTAATAAGTTCCCTCATTGAATTTTTAGTGCTTATACCATTATTAATTATTCTGGGGATGGGCCTATCAGGCACATTCCTTCTATTTCCATTTATCCATCTCATTTTTTTTATTATTATCTATGGAACCGGATTGATACTTGCGTCATTGTTTGTCTATTATAGAGATATGAACCAAATATGGGAACTTATTCTTCAGGTTGGCTTTTTTCTTTCACCAATATTTTATCCAATTTCTTATATACCTAACAAGTATCTTTTCTATTATAATCTGAATCCTATTACACTATTAATTAAAATGTACAGAGCAATAATTCTGGATGGAGCATTGCCAAAAATGTCTGATATGATCTATGTATTCATGATCGGATTAGTAGTGCTATTCATGGGAACAATATTATTTAAAAAATTATCTAAAAGGTTCGCAGAAGTAATATGA
- the rfbD gene encoding dTDP-4-dehydrorhamnose reductase has protein sequence MVVGKIKTLILGAGGMLGSDLCTVFPDAVKLTHSDLDITDREQVNASITKHHPAVVINAAAYTAVDDCEDNQELAFDVNGHAPGYIAHCCARIGARLVHYSTDYVFDGSKKEYRESDPTAPINVYGRSKLMGEENIIRNMEEYQIIRTSWLFGIHGRNFVETMVKLSGEMDAVKVVNDQFGKPTYTADLARKTKDIVGNVPGIYHITNEGVCSWFEFAEAIVDNVIPCSSDEFIRKAQRPKYSILVNTRTSPMRHWKDALAEYLELRKHGGHVT, from the coding sequence CTGGTGGTGGGAAAAATTAAAACACTGATACTGGGTGCGGGCGGTATGCTGGGCTCGGACCTGTGCACAGTGTTCCCTGACGCGGTAAAATTAACGCATAGTGACCTTGATATTACTGACCGGGAACAGGTTAATGCATCCATCACGAAGCACCATCCTGCTGTAGTGATCAATGCTGCAGCCTACACAGCAGTGGATGATTGTGAGGATAACCAGGAACTGGCCTTTGATGTCAATGGTCATGCCCCCGGGTATATTGCACATTGTTGTGCCAGGATAGGAGCAAGACTGGTGCATTACAGTACCGATTATGTATTTGACGGTTCCAAAAAGGAATACCGGGAATCAGACCCCACTGCTCCTATCAATGTGTATGGCAGATCAAAGCTCATGGGTGAAGAAAATATTATCAGGAACATGGAAGAATACCAGATAATACGTACTTCATGGCTCTTTGGGATACATGGCAGAAATTTTGTTGAGACCATGGTAAAACTGTCTGGTGAGATGGATGCGGTCAAAGTAGTAAATGACCAGTTCGGTAAACCGACATATACCGCTGACCTGGCCAGAAAAACAAAAGACATTGTTGGAAATGTCCCTGGCATCTACCACATCACGAATGAGGGAGTATGTTCATGGTTCGAATTTGCAGAAGCGATTGTTGATAATGTAATTCCCTGTTCCAGCGATGAATTTATACGAAAAGCTCAGCGTCCAAAATATTCTATTCTGGTAAATACAAGAACAAGTCCAATGCGGCACTGGAAAGATGCGCTGGCAGAATATCTAGAATTAAGAAAACATGGAGGTCATGTAACATGA
- a CDS encoding glycosyltransferase family 4 protein, which translates to MKIAFIYDAIYPWVKGGAERRIYEIGKRLASSGYDVHLYGIQWWDGVDVITHEGMTLHGVCGPRNLYVNGRRSISEAILFSVELFPHLLKEEFDIIDVCVFPYFSVFSTKIISLIKRTPMIITWHEVWGDYWYKYLGFFGFFGKGIEKCVSKLTNCNISVSSLTERNLAELGVRPQYITIVPNGIDLNNIHAIEPHSDTCDIIFAGRLIKEKNVNVLLETLTLVLDVLPDVQCHIIGNGPEKEKLKQYTSSYGLEKNVVFFGFMEYDEIIARMKSSKIFVFPSTREGFGMVVIEAFACGLPVITVKSHTNAAIELVKNERGYIVELDKKIISEHIIELLNDSKARHIMSVLAQKAAQEYDWDSIVENLTRIYEDIL; encoded by the coding sequence ATGAAAATTGCATTTATCTATGATGCTATTTACCCCTGGGTCAAAGGGGGAGCTGAGCGGCGAATATATGAGATTGGAAAAAGGCTCGCCAGTTCTGGCTATGATGTTCACCTCTATGGCATACAATGGTGGGACGGAGTTGATGTGATAACACACGAGGGGATGACCCTGCATGGTGTATGCGGACCTAGAAACCTGTATGTCAATGGGAGACGCTCTATTTCCGAAGCGATTCTTTTTTCGGTCGAATTATTTCCCCATCTCTTGAAAGAAGAATTTGATATTATAGATGTATGTGTATTTCCTTATTTTTCAGTTTTTAGCACAAAGATCATTTCGCTTATAAAAAGAACTCCTATGATAATTACCTGGCATGAAGTTTGGGGTGATTACTGGTATAAATACCTGGGATTTTTTGGTTTCTTTGGGAAAGGAATCGAGAAATGCGTATCAAAATTGACCAATTGCAATATTTCGGTTTCATCCCTTACAGAACGAAACCTGGCAGAACTTGGTGTGAGGCCCCAGTATATCACTATTGTTCCAAATGGCATTGATTTGAACAATATTCATGCAATAGAACCACATTCTGATACGTGTGATATTATATTTGCCGGTCGATTGATCAAGGAGAAAAATGTAAATGTATTACTTGAAACTCTGACTTTGGTTCTGGATGTCCTGCCGGATGTACAATGCCATATCATTGGTAATGGGCCTGAGAAAGAAAAACTGAAACAATATACTTCATCATATGGACTTGAAAAAAATGTTGTGTTCTTTGGATTTATGGAGTATGATGAAATAATCGCCCGCATGAAATCTTCAAAAATATTTGTTTTTCCTTCTACTCGTGAAGGATTCGGTATGGTCGTCATAGAAGCTTTTGCATGCGGGTTACCAGTTATAACGGTAAAAAGCCACACAAATGCTGCTATTGAACTGGTAAAAAATGAACGGGGTTATATTGTAGAGCTTGACAAAAAAATAATCAGCGAGCATATCATTGAATTGCTCAATGATAGTAAGGCCAGGCACATCATGTCAGTTTTAGCCCAAAAAGCTGCACAGGAATATGATTGGGATTCGATCGTTGAAAATTTGACCCGAATTTATGAGGATATACTATGA
- a CDS encoding glycosyltransferase family 2 protein — MNESYPLVSVVIVNYNGMRFLENCLSSLLLQTYPLFEIILVDNGSNDGSVDFVLNAFPSVTIICNNENLGFAKGNNIGIKSANGMLIASLNNDTVVTPRWIEKLVLSIISHENIGMCASKMLFMSDPDMINSTGICISRSGTSWDRGIFELDKGQYESEEEVFGPCAGAAMYKKSMLDEIGLFDEDFIAYVEDTDLAFRGRLSGWKCLYVPKAVVYHMHGGTAGFETDYTIYFGNRNIVWNTVKNFPPLLFFSSLPWIIVRNIGVIPYYTIKGHGKTVLRSKIDGIKGIPKMFAKRSPRSVNEKKIRTYIKTWAKIRSHPENRQD; from the coding sequence ATGAATGAATCTTACCCTCTCGTTTCAGTTGTTATTGTAAATTATAACGGGATGAGATTCCTGGAAAATTGTCTATCTTCCTTGCTTTTGCAGACGTACCCTCTCTTTGAGATCATTCTCGTGGATAATGGGTCGAATGATGGCTCAGTTGATTTTGTCCTTAATGCATTTCCATCTGTTACAATTATTTGTAATAATGAAAATTTAGGATTCGCCAAAGGTAATAACATTGGGATCAAATCTGCCAATGGAATGTTGATTGCGTCATTAAATAATGATACTGTGGTCACGCCGAGATGGATAGAGAAATTAGTACTATCAATAATTTCCCATGAAAATATCGGAATGTGTGCTTCGAAGATGCTCTTCATGAGTGATCCGGATATGATAAATTCAACCGGCATATGCATTTCACGCAGCGGAACGAGTTGGGACAGGGGCATATTTGAACTCGATAAAGGCCAATATGAATCTGAAGAAGAAGTTTTTGGTCCATGCGCAGGTGCAGCAATGTACAAAAAAAGTATGCTTGATGAGATCGGATTATTTGATGAAGATTTTATTGCTTACGTAGAAGATACAGACCTGGCATTTCGAGGACGCCTTTCAGGGTGGAAATGCCTGTATGTTCCAAAAGCAGTTGTGTATCATATGCATGGTGGTACAGCCGGTTTTGAAACTGATTATACCATTTATTTTGGAAACAGGAATATTGTCTGGAATACTGTTAAGAATTTTCCACCATTACTCTTCTTTTCCTCTTTACCCTGGATCATTGTCAGGAATATCGGAGTGATACCGTATTACACAATAAAAGGACATGGCAAAACAGTTCTCCGATCAAAGATCGATGGAATCAAAGGAATCCCGAAAATGTTTGCAAAAAGATCACCACGTTCAGTGAATGAAAAGAAGATCCGAACATATATTAAAACATGGGCGAAAATTCGTTCACATCCAGAGAACAGACAAGATTAA
- a CDS encoding dTDP-4-dehydrorhamnose 3,5-epimerase family protein has translation MNNINGVLIKNLKVIPDERGWLMEILRNDDENFEQFGQVYLTTAYPGVVKGWHYHKKQTDNFTCLHGMMKVVLFDGRKDSPTHENIMELFAGEKNPILISVPPGVYHGFKAIGPDTAYFLSIPTLPYNYDEPDEYRLPPDTDEIPYDWGLAPGLKHG, from the coding sequence ATGAACAATATTAATGGAGTCTTAATAAAAAACCTGAAAGTCATTCCGGATGAGCGTGGCTGGCTCATGGAAATTTTGCGGAATGATGATGAAAATTTCGAACAATTCGGACAGGTCTATCTCACGACAGCATATCCTGGAGTTGTAAAGGGTTGGCATTATCATAAAAAGCAGACCGATAATTTCACCTGTCTCCATGGAATGATGAAAGTGGTCTTATTTGATGGGAGAAAAGATTCACCGACCCATGAAAACATCATGGAATTATTTGCCGGTGAGAAAAATCCCATCTTGATAAGTGTTCCCCCTGGTGTCTATCACGGATTCAAGGCAATCGGACCTGATACTGCATATTTCCTGAGCATTCCGACGCTGCCCTATAATTATGACGAACCTGATGAATACCGACTGCCTCCGGATACTGATGAAATTCCCTATGATTGGGGGCTTGCGCCCGGACTAAAACACGGTTGA
- a CDS encoding NTP transferase domain-containing protein, whose protein sequence is MKGIILAGGTGSRLFPLTKVTNKHLLPVYDKPMIYYPLQTLVDAGIEDIMIVSGRGHAGHFLELLGSGAEFGVKLTYEIQEEAGGIAQALGLAEDFADDESVAVILGDNIFQDTVRSTVDGFSTGARIFLKEVTDANRFGVAEVSGDRILSIEEKPDVPKSNLAVTGLYFYDPKVFNLIYDLNPSGRGELEITDVNNSYIHMGEMSYSILSGFWSDAGTFDSLIHAGELVRDFRKRSI, encoded by the coding sequence ATGAAAGGAATAATTCTTGCAGGTGGTACCGGTTCCCGATTGTTTCCTTTAACCAAGGTCACAAATAAGCATTTATTACCGGTGTATGACAAACCTATGATATATTACCCGCTGCAGACACTGGTCGATGCAGGTATTGAGGATATTATGATTGTTTCGGGCCGGGGGCATGCCGGGCATTTCCTCGAACTGCTGGGCTCTGGCGCAGAGTTCGGTGTCAAACTAACATATGAGATACAGGAAGAAGCCGGTGGTATCGCGCAGGCCCTGGGTCTTGCTGAGGACTTTGCTGATGATGAATCGGTAGCGGTTATTTTGGGGGATAATATTTTCCAGGATACTGTCAGGAGTACAGTTGATGGTTTTTCAACAGGCGCCAGGATATTCTTAAAGGAAGTGACGGATGCTAACAGGTTCGGGGTGGCTGAGGTCAGTGGTGATAGAATTTTGTCTATTGAAGAAAAACCTGATGTACCAAAGTCGAATCTGGCGGTTACTGGATTATACTTTTATGACCCGAAGGTTTTCAATCTGATATATGATCTGAATCCATCCGGAAGGGGTGAACTTGAGATAACAGATGTGAACAATTCCTATATCCACATGGGTGAAATGAGTTATTCCATCCTTTCAGGATTCTGGAGCGATGCAGGAACATTTGACTCGTTGATCCATGCAGGTGAACTGGTACGAGATTTTCGAAAACGGAGTATATGA
- a CDS encoding glycosyltransferase family 2 protein, with the protein MPGISIVIPTMNEEKTIGICIEKALTVFKGYGVEGEIIVVDNSTDRTAEIARSMGAVVINSVKGYGNAYLAGFSHAKGDYIAMADGDNTYDFLDFPRFLEPLMNDEADFVIGNRLKNIEKGAMPVLHQYIGNPLLTKVLNFSFKTHISDSHCGMRAFTRKALDTMKLKTGGMEFASEMVIEAADRGLRIQEIPINYYTREAPSKLRSFEDGWRHLRFIMLYKPIPFLFIPGLFVFLLGFFLTVLILTTGEDVVTTRLHSFILASFLLIIGSNIISTGVYLKAYSAVHGISGKDDIFVKRLLNYHSLEKEIITGTVLLGIGMFFGIKVILTWMHSGYGSLSEIETAIMAMDFAAIGILMISMSILLSVLMLDLKNNP; encoded by the coding sequence ATGCCCGGTATATCCATAGTAATACCTACAATGAACGAGGAAAAAACTATTGGTATATGTATCGAAAAAGCATTGACCGTCTTTAAAGGATATGGGGTGGAGGGTGAAATAATCGTCGTTGACAATTCCACGGACAGGACAGCTGAGATTGCACGCTCTATGGGTGCTGTTGTGATAAATTCTGTGAAAGGATACGGGAATGCCTATCTTGCCGGTTTTTCGCATGCAAAAGGAGATTATATTGCCATGGCAGATGGGGACAATACCTATGATTTCCTTGATTTTCCCCGGTTCCTCGAACCCTTAATGAACGATGAAGCCGATTTTGTGATAGGAAACCGGTTGAAGAACATTGAAAAGGGAGCTATGCCCGTACTTCACCAGTACATTGGAAATCCTTTATTGACAAAGGTCCTGAATTTCAGTTTCAAGACCCACATCTCTGATTCTCATTGCGGGATGCGGGCATTTACCCGGAAAGCACTGGATACGATGAAACTCAAAACCGGGGGAATGGAATTTGCTTCCGAAATGGTTATCGAAGCTGCTGATAGAGGTCTCCGGATACAAGAGATTCCCATCAACTATTATACCAGAGAAGCACCATCAAAACTTCGTTCTTTCGAGGATGGATGGAGACACCTCAGGTTTATCATGCTCTACAAACCTATACCGTTCTTGTTCATCCCGGGTCTCTTTGTGTTCCTTCTGGGTTTTTTTCTGACCGTTTTAATATTAACAACAGGAGAAGATGTGGTAACAACACGGTTGCATTCATTCATCCTGGCCAGTTTTCTCCTTATCATTGGAAGCAATATAATCAGTACCGGCGTATATTTGAAAGCCTATAGTGCCGTGCATGGAATATCCGGGAAGGACGATATATTTGTTAAACGACTGCTGAATTACCACTCACTGGAAAAAGAGATTATTACCGGGACTGTCCTTCTAGGAATCGGGATGTTTTTTGGCATTAAGGTGATACTCACCTGGATGCATTCAGGATATGGGTCATTGTCAGAGATAGAAACAGCAATAATGGCAATGGATTTTGCAGCAATTGGGATTTTAATGATATCTATGTCTATATTATTAAGTGTGTTGATGCTCGACTTAAAAAATAATCCGTGA